The following are from one region of the Coffea eugenioides isolate CCC68of chromosome 2, Ceug_1.0, whole genome shotgun sequence genome:
- the LOC113763628 gene encoding putative receptor-like protein kinase At5g39000 isoform X2, with product MYLKPLLLVILFSCILLRPDRSMVAFFGAGNPPAVPHYLGDVAVDCGSIGNSTALDGREWIGDTGSELMSSLQPRGKTRSSTAADKLSSVDGVPYRTSRISATPFQYTFRVTPGARMVGLNNRFYIIENSTALEVVQRLNIGGGSISPIEDFGMFRRWSEDSKYLQESGVHRVSHLTNRIKYTNMPAFVAPPRLYHTAWKIGRGIRGNEMYKFTWKIPIDLGFGYLVRLHFCDFDAGMAESRQREFTIHINNHIAENKADLIGWSGGTEIPVYRDYLVMVKGEKEVRNYDLLISLQSVDELVFGLLNGLEVFKLSNPDNSLATPNPLFPRRASKIWNLKIPNLFSAFGQSNAVSTGMTIIIILLSIILYNLKESWEQSFIEEKNSLSAQDESSCRRFSLAEIMAVTQNFSDAFFIGKGGFGSVYKGSIPGISKTVAIKRLNPNSRQGAREFWAEVETLSKLRHIHLVSLIGYCNERKEMILVYDYMSSGTLADNLYKAARNGKACVPLRWEQRLRICIGAARGLDYLHTGYEYGVIHRDVKDTNILLDENLVAKISDFGLSKLEKFTQSRSYVSTKIKGTFGYLDPDYFMTQNLTRKTDVYAFGIVMLVALSGRPAVDSRNPEEPRSLLSCFRECIAEGEVDRIVDTSLRGKIPSNSLREFVKSVENCLQHQPKKRPTMAQVVANLESALEQQDSTIFSLRNSAPLVGQSSQIGTPESLKFVKSEVAHTDEERNQSKVAQLQDDIQCPVAQIDELSAMAPPNEETKSKHSQNLAFPVRGKPTWSGWPWKAARHRGKAMKTTELVSPNDLVPPSDSGPRFSIVDIREATDNLVDGFAITNNGSWKFCIGFIQQLKMTVSIYQFHFEIFGGEVLELCREIERLSRLRHPNLLPLIGYCYHEDENKIFIVYDHIGSISLDKHLYGTRNVLPWKCKLRICLGVAQGLGHLHRSLGQATIHHDLRAANILLDGDGNPKISLIGLYKVSHVHQLAKPSTKAQATGVEYLSPDTKTTDSQSFEKSNVCSFGLLLLEVLCCRRPIDSELDQDNDDRYLKRWVKNNIKTKKLHQILDFNSKREIAAACLAEFLRVAFSCLLVCETERPSMDDVIKKLESALKLQEQAEAMKQDFKGKGCADGFNLEDIYHDISISNLADN from the exons ATGTATCTGAAGCCACTTCTACTAGTTATTCTATTTTCATGCATCTTACTCCGTCCTGATCGGTCTATGGTCGCCTTTTTTGGTGCCGGAAATCCCCCAGCAGTGCCGCATTACTTGGGCGATGTTGCTGTTGACTGTGGCTCTATTGGCAACTCAACGGCGCTTGATGGGCGTGAATGGATCGGAGATACAGGCTCAGAATTGATGTCTTCACTGCAACCAAGAGGCAAAACAAGGAGCTCTACTGCTGCTGACAAATTATCCTCCGTCGACGGTGTTCCGTACAGGACTTCAAGAATTTCTGCAACTCCATTCCAGTACACCTTTCGGGTCACCCCAG GTGCCCGCATGGTTGGTCTGAACAATCGGTTCTATATTATCGAAAACAGCACTGCACTTGAAGTGGTTCAAAGGTTGAATATTGGAGGGGGCTCTATCTCACCAATAGAAGATTTTGGCATGTTTCGAAGATGGAGTGAGGATTCTAAATACTTGCAGGAATCCGGAGTTCATCGAGTGAGTCATCTGACTAACAGGATTAAGTACACAAACATGCCAGCATTTGTTGCTCCACCAAGGCTTTACCACACTGCTTGGAAAATTGGAAGAGGTATAAGAGGAAATGAGATGTACAAGTTTACATGGAAAATACCTATAGATCTGGGCTTTGGCTACTTAGTCAGGCTTCATTTCTGTGACTTCGATGCTGGTATGGCAGAAAGCAGGCAAAGGGAATTCACCATCCACATAAATAATCACATAGCTGAGAATAAGGCTGACTTGATCGGATGGAGTGGCGGCACTGAGATCCCAGTATACAGGGACTATTTGGTGATGGTGAAAGGAGAGAAAGAAGTCAGGAATTATGATCTCTTGATTTCCCTACAATCAGTGGATGAGTTGGTTTTTGGACTCCTTAATGGACTAGAGGTCTTCAAGTTGAGCAATCCTGACAACAGTCTTGCGACTCCAAATCCTTTATTTCCAAGACGAGCGTCCAAAATTTGGAACCTGAAGATTCCAAACTTGTTCTCAGCTTTTGGCCAGAGCAATGCTGTTTCAACAGGTATGACAATCATAATTATCTTGCTAAGCATAATACTCTATAACTTGAAGGAAAGTTGGGAACAGAGCTTCATTGAAGAGAAAAACAGTCTGTCAGCCCAAGATGAATCATCTTGTCGTCGATTTTCACTTGCTGAGATCATGGCAGTAACCCAAAACTTTAGCGATGCATTTTTTATTGGAAAGGGGGGATTTGGTAGTGTATACAAAGGATCCATTCCTGGCATTTCAAAGACTGTTGCCATAAAGAGGTTGAATCCAAATTCCAGGCAAGGGGCTCGTGAGTTTTGGGCAGAAGTTGAAACACTTTCCAAGCTCCGCCACATACATCTCGTCTCTTTGATAGGCTACTGCAATGAACGCAAGGAGATGATCCTTGTATACGACTACATGTCTAGTGGCACACTTGCTGACAATCTTTATAAAGCTGCCAGAAACGGGAAGGCCTGTGTTCCACTCCGATGGGAGCAAAGGCTTAGAATCTGCATTGGTGCTGCTCGTGGACTTGACTATCTTCACACGGGCTATGAATATGGAGTCATACACCGTGATGTCAAGGACACAAACATCCTGTTGGATGAGAATCTCGTGGCCAAGATTTCAGACTTTGGTCTATCCAAATTGGAAAAGTTTACCCAATCAAGGAGCTATGTTAgcacaaaaataaaaggaacTTTTGGTTACTTGGATCCAGATTATTTCATGACTCAAAATTTGACTAGAAAAACAGATGTCTATGCCTTTGGCATTGTGATGTTGGTTGCTTTAAGCGGGAGACCTGCAGTGGACTCGAGAAATCCAGAGGAACCACGgagtttgctatcatgcttcaGAGAATGCATTGCAGAAGGGGAAGTTGATAGGATTGTTGACACAAGTTTACGGGGGAAAATACCATCCAACAGCTTAAGAGAATTTGTGAAATCTGTGGAAAACTGCCTGCAGCATCAGCCCAAGAAACGACCTACAATGGCTCAAGTGGTTGCAAACCTCGAGTCTGCATTGGAGCAGCAGGATAGCACCATATTTTCTTTAAGAAATTCAGCTCCTTTAGTTGGCCAGTCTTCGCAGATTGGAACTCCCGAGTCACTAAAGTTTGTCAAGAGCGAGGTGGCTCATACAGATGAGGAGCGTAATCAGAGTAAGGTAGCCCAATTGCAAGACGACATCCAGTGTCCGGTAGCCCAAATAGATGAGTTGAGTGCCATGGCTCCTCCAAATGAAGAAACTAAAAGTAAGCACAGCCAGAACCTTGCCTTTCCAGTTAGAGGAAAACCAACTTGGAGTGGGTGGCCATGGAAAGCAGCTCGGCATAGAGGGAAGGCAATGAAAACAACAGAATTAGTCTCACCAAATGATTTGGTTCCACCAAGTGATTCTGGTCCTCGCTTTTCAATTGTAGACATCCGAGAAGCCACTGACAATCTCGTTGATGGCTTTGCTATCACAAATAATGGATCATGGAAATTTTGCATAGGATTTATCCAGCAACTAAAGATGACAGTTTCCATTTACCAGtttcattttgaaatatttgGTGGGGAGGTTTTAGAACTATGCCGTGAGATTGAGAGACTATCACGATTGAGACACCCCAACTTGCTGCCTTTGATTGGGTATTGTTACCATGAAGATGAGAATAAGATATTCATCGTCTATGATCATATTGGCTCCATCAGCCTTGACAAACATCTCTATGGAACCAGAAATGTTCTTCCATGGAAGTGCAAACTCCGCATTTGCCTCGGTGTAGCACAAGGGCTAGGTCACCTGCATAGGAGTCTGGGGCAAGCTACCATCCATCACGACTTGAGGGCGGCAAACATACTCTTGGACGGGGACGGGAATCCAAAGATTTCTCTAATCGGCTTGTACAAAGTAAGCCATGTGCATCAGCTTGCTAAGCCCTCAACCAAAGCTCAAGCAACGGGCGTGGAGTATTTGTCTCCTGACACCAAGACCACTGATTCACAATCATTTGAAAAATCTAATGTGTGCTCATTTGGTTTGTTGTTGCTGGAAGTTCTATGTTGTCGAAGACCAATAGATTCTGAGCTAGATCAAGATAACGATGACAGGTACCTTAAACGTTGGGtcaaaaataacatcaaaaccaagaagCTTCATCAGATTCTTGACTTCAATTCCAAAAGGGAAATTGCAGCAGCATGTTTAGCTGAATTTCTGAGGGTTGCCTTTAGCTGCTTGCTGGTCTGCGAAACTGAACGGCCATCGATGGATGATGTTATCAAGAAATTAGAGTCCGCATTGAAGTTGCAGGAGCAAGCAGAAGCTATGAAGCAAGATTTTAAGGGAAAAGGCTGTGCAGATGGTTTCAATCTGGAGGATATTTACCATGACATATCAATATCAAATCTTGCGGACAATTGA
- the LOC113763628 gene encoding receptor-like protein kinase FERONIA isoform X1 → MYLKPLLLVILFSCILLRPDRSMVAFFGAGNPPAVPHYLGDVAVDCGSIGNSTALDGREWIGDTGSELMSSLQPRGKTRSSTAADKLSSVDGVPYRTSRISATPFQYTFRVTPGQIFLRLHFYPASYRGFEKSLDFFTVKAGPFTLLRDFSASLTADGSGEKYVVKEFCLNVEVNAKLNVTFSPSKSSKLKKVHAFVNGIEIISIPAGLYYTSDGELGARMVGLNNRFYIIENSTALEVVQRLNIGGGSISPIEDFGMFRRWSEDSKYLQESGVHRVSHLTNRIKYTNMPAFVAPPRLYHTAWKIGRGIRGNEMYKFTWKIPIDLGFGYLVRLHFCDFDAGMAESRQREFTIHINNHIAENKADLIGWSGGTEIPVYRDYLVMVKGEKEVRNYDLLISLQSVDELVFGLLNGLEVFKLSNPDNSLATPNPLFPRRASKIWNLKIPNLFSAFGQSNAVSTGMTIIIILLSIILYNLKESWEQSFIEEKNSLSAQDESSCRRFSLAEIMAVTQNFSDAFFIGKGGFGSVYKGSIPGISKTVAIKRLNPNSRQGAREFWAEVETLSKLRHIHLVSLIGYCNERKEMILVYDYMSSGTLADNLYKAARNGKACVPLRWEQRLRICIGAARGLDYLHTGYEYGVIHRDVKDTNILLDENLVAKISDFGLSKLEKFTQSRSYVSTKIKGTFGYLDPDYFMTQNLTRKTDVYAFGIVMLVALSGRPAVDSRNPEEPRSLLSCFRECIAEGEVDRIVDTSLRGKIPSNSLREFVKSVENCLQHQPKKRPTMAQVVANLESALEQQDSTIFSLRNSAPLVGQSSQIGTPESLKFVKSEVAHTDEERNQSKVAQLQDDIQCPVAQIDELSAMAPPNEETKSKHSQNLAFPVRGKPTWSGWPWKAARHRGKAMKTTELVSPNDLVPPSDSGPRFSIVDIREATDNLVDGFAITNNGSWKFCIGFIQQLKMTVSIYQFHFEIFGGEVLELCREIERLSRLRHPNLLPLIGYCYHEDENKIFIVYDHIGSISLDKHLYGTRNVLPWKCKLRICLGVAQGLGHLHRSLGQATIHHDLRAANILLDGDGNPKISLIGLYKVSHVHQLAKPSTKAQATGVEYLSPDTKTTDSQSFEKSNVCSFGLLLLEVLCCRRPIDSELDQDNDDRYLKRWVKNNIKTKKLHQILDFNSKREIAAACLAEFLRVAFSCLLVCETERPSMDDVIKKLESALKLQEQAEAMKQDFKGKGCADGFNLEDIYHDISISNLADN, encoded by the coding sequence ATGTATCTGAAGCCACTTCTACTAGTTATTCTATTTTCATGCATCTTACTCCGTCCTGATCGGTCTATGGTCGCCTTTTTTGGTGCCGGAAATCCCCCAGCAGTGCCGCATTACTTGGGCGATGTTGCTGTTGACTGTGGCTCTATTGGCAACTCAACGGCGCTTGATGGGCGTGAATGGATCGGAGATACAGGCTCAGAATTGATGTCTTCACTGCAACCAAGAGGCAAAACAAGGAGCTCTACTGCTGCTGACAAATTATCCTCCGTCGACGGTGTTCCGTACAGGACTTCAAGAATTTCTGCAACTCCATTCCAGTACACCTTTCGGGTCACCCCAGGTCAGATATTCTTGCGCCTGCACTTTTACCCTGCTTCTTACCGAGGTTTTGAAAAGTCTCTGGACTTTTTCACTGTAAAAGCTGGTCCTTTCACCCTCCTAAGGGACTTCAGTGCTTCACTTACTGCTGATGGTTCTGGTGAAAAATATGTTGTCAAGGAATTTTGTTTGAATGTAGAAGTAAATGCAAAATTGAACGTAACGTTCTCTCCCTCTAAGAGCAGCAAGTTAAAGAAAGTGCATGCTTTCGTCAATGGAATTGAGATCATTTCCATACCGGCCGGTCTCTATTACACGTCTGATGGTGAGTTAGGTGCCCGCATGGTTGGTCTGAACAATCGGTTCTATATTATCGAAAACAGCACTGCACTTGAAGTGGTTCAAAGGTTGAATATTGGAGGGGGCTCTATCTCACCAATAGAAGATTTTGGCATGTTTCGAAGATGGAGTGAGGATTCTAAATACTTGCAGGAATCCGGAGTTCATCGAGTGAGTCATCTGACTAACAGGATTAAGTACACAAACATGCCAGCATTTGTTGCTCCACCAAGGCTTTACCACACTGCTTGGAAAATTGGAAGAGGTATAAGAGGAAATGAGATGTACAAGTTTACATGGAAAATACCTATAGATCTGGGCTTTGGCTACTTAGTCAGGCTTCATTTCTGTGACTTCGATGCTGGTATGGCAGAAAGCAGGCAAAGGGAATTCACCATCCACATAAATAATCACATAGCTGAGAATAAGGCTGACTTGATCGGATGGAGTGGCGGCACTGAGATCCCAGTATACAGGGACTATTTGGTGATGGTGAAAGGAGAGAAAGAAGTCAGGAATTATGATCTCTTGATTTCCCTACAATCAGTGGATGAGTTGGTTTTTGGACTCCTTAATGGACTAGAGGTCTTCAAGTTGAGCAATCCTGACAACAGTCTTGCGACTCCAAATCCTTTATTTCCAAGACGAGCGTCCAAAATTTGGAACCTGAAGATTCCAAACTTGTTCTCAGCTTTTGGCCAGAGCAATGCTGTTTCAACAGGTATGACAATCATAATTATCTTGCTAAGCATAATACTCTATAACTTGAAGGAAAGTTGGGAACAGAGCTTCATTGAAGAGAAAAACAGTCTGTCAGCCCAAGATGAATCATCTTGTCGTCGATTTTCACTTGCTGAGATCATGGCAGTAACCCAAAACTTTAGCGATGCATTTTTTATTGGAAAGGGGGGATTTGGTAGTGTATACAAAGGATCCATTCCTGGCATTTCAAAGACTGTTGCCATAAAGAGGTTGAATCCAAATTCCAGGCAAGGGGCTCGTGAGTTTTGGGCAGAAGTTGAAACACTTTCCAAGCTCCGCCACATACATCTCGTCTCTTTGATAGGCTACTGCAATGAACGCAAGGAGATGATCCTTGTATACGACTACATGTCTAGTGGCACACTTGCTGACAATCTTTATAAAGCTGCCAGAAACGGGAAGGCCTGTGTTCCACTCCGATGGGAGCAAAGGCTTAGAATCTGCATTGGTGCTGCTCGTGGACTTGACTATCTTCACACGGGCTATGAATATGGAGTCATACACCGTGATGTCAAGGACACAAACATCCTGTTGGATGAGAATCTCGTGGCCAAGATTTCAGACTTTGGTCTATCCAAATTGGAAAAGTTTACCCAATCAAGGAGCTATGTTAgcacaaaaataaaaggaacTTTTGGTTACTTGGATCCAGATTATTTCATGACTCAAAATTTGACTAGAAAAACAGATGTCTATGCCTTTGGCATTGTGATGTTGGTTGCTTTAAGCGGGAGACCTGCAGTGGACTCGAGAAATCCAGAGGAACCACGgagtttgctatcatgcttcaGAGAATGCATTGCAGAAGGGGAAGTTGATAGGATTGTTGACACAAGTTTACGGGGGAAAATACCATCCAACAGCTTAAGAGAATTTGTGAAATCTGTGGAAAACTGCCTGCAGCATCAGCCCAAGAAACGACCTACAATGGCTCAAGTGGTTGCAAACCTCGAGTCTGCATTGGAGCAGCAGGATAGCACCATATTTTCTTTAAGAAATTCAGCTCCTTTAGTTGGCCAGTCTTCGCAGATTGGAACTCCCGAGTCACTAAAGTTTGTCAAGAGCGAGGTGGCTCATACAGATGAGGAGCGTAATCAGAGTAAGGTAGCCCAATTGCAAGACGACATCCAGTGTCCGGTAGCCCAAATAGATGAGTTGAGTGCCATGGCTCCTCCAAATGAAGAAACTAAAAGTAAGCACAGCCAGAACCTTGCCTTTCCAGTTAGAGGAAAACCAACTTGGAGTGGGTGGCCATGGAAAGCAGCTCGGCATAGAGGGAAGGCAATGAAAACAACAGAATTAGTCTCACCAAATGATTTGGTTCCACCAAGTGATTCTGGTCCTCGCTTTTCAATTGTAGACATCCGAGAAGCCACTGACAATCTCGTTGATGGCTTTGCTATCACAAATAATGGATCATGGAAATTTTGCATAGGATTTATCCAGCAACTAAAGATGACAGTTTCCATTTACCAGtttcattttgaaatatttgGTGGGGAGGTTTTAGAACTATGCCGTGAGATTGAGAGACTATCACGATTGAGACACCCCAACTTGCTGCCTTTGATTGGGTATTGTTACCATGAAGATGAGAATAAGATATTCATCGTCTATGATCATATTGGCTCCATCAGCCTTGACAAACATCTCTATGGAACCAGAAATGTTCTTCCATGGAAGTGCAAACTCCGCATTTGCCTCGGTGTAGCACAAGGGCTAGGTCACCTGCATAGGAGTCTGGGGCAAGCTACCATCCATCACGACTTGAGGGCGGCAAACATACTCTTGGACGGGGACGGGAATCCAAAGATTTCTCTAATCGGCTTGTACAAAGTAAGCCATGTGCATCAGCTTGCTAAGCCCTCAACCAAAGCTCAAGCAACGGGCGTGGAGTATTTGTCTCCTGACACCAAGACCACTGATTCACAATCATTTGAAAAATCTAATGTGTGCTCATTTGGTTTGTTGTTGCTGGAAGTTCTATGTTGTCGAAGACCAATAGATTCTGAGCTAGATCAAGATAACGATGACAGGTACCTTAAACGTTGGGtcaaaaataacatcaaaaccaagaagCTTCATCAGATTCTTGACTTCAATTCCAAAAGGGAAATTGCAGCAGCATGTTTAGCTGAATTTCTGAGGGTTGCCTTTAGCTGCTTGCTGGTCTGCGAAACTGAACGGCCATCGATGGATGATGTTATCAAGAAATTAGAGTCCGCATTGAAGTTGCAGGAGCAAGCAGAAGCTATGAAGCAAGATTTTAAGGGAAAAGGCTGTGCAGATGGTTTCAATCTGGAGGATATTTACCATGACATATCAATATCAAATCTTGCGGACAATTGA